A section of the Tenrec ecaudatus isolate mTenEca1 chromosome 10, mTenEca1.hap1, whole genome shotgun sequence genome encodes:
- the MFSD6L gene encoding major facilitator superfamily domain-containing protein 6-like, which produces MSANPQWDISRALGVARLFHLVCGVRDACVIPFLTLYLRQLGLTAPWVGILMGSKHLVTAFWAPFCAFLAKSYQKRRVLLIGSLLGSVGASLLMVLIPPMDKDLVSLSCNGSSRMTTTGVPRGVSRTVSITPAPESVSPHQLGLPNHLLGKRPGVLATSGNRAGPAHERDPWPSHLVNSAQGLRTTPQAPLLLHRHTSFGEVSTAWPVPPEHPELGQPSNVSVVREKALALSLGGLRWTFIFSLGSLVFWELLSAPLEQVADDTLYEYLDFVDATDRYRTLWVWRLLGTSAGVCGIAALVGQMDCYLVTRGPRGVVHFYGYSLVSTLALLVSTAFPIPTCRRREPSHRTIKALSLLGASPRLLLLAFTAFLAGAAASTVQNFLFWHMEDHGSSELVMGFSVALGLLGEMLLHPFKVALLAKLSRVGTVGLGLASLAGQVIYYSFLWSWWSVLPVQILSALSHGAFWWAVEAWLEDLATPGTERCLSAMFRGHLYRGGASLGSFVGGFVVMRSGLAVLYQACGVALLLWLALFLAIQARLPRERRINYSKLLTMEVSDSSDSEEGTERDWLVKAMREEHLGRAA; this is translated from the coding sequence ATGAGCGCCAACCCCCAGTGGGACATCAGTAGGGCGTTGGGGGTGGCCAGGCTGTTCCACCTGGTGTGTGGGGTCCGTGATGCCTGCGTGATTCCATTCCTGACCCTCTACCTGAGGCAGCTGGGCCTCACGGCGCCCTGGGTGGGCATCCTAATGGGAAGCAAGCACCTGGTCACTGCCTTCTGGGCGCCCTTCTGTGCTTTCCTGGCCAAGAGCTACCAGAAGAGGAGAGTGCTGCTCATTGGCTCGCTGCTGGGCTCGGTGGGAGCCAGCCTGCTGATGGTCCTGATCCCGCCCATGGACAAAGACCTGGTGTCTCTCTCCTGTAATGGAAGCAGCCGCATGACCACCACCGGCGTGCCACGCGGGGTCTCACGGACGGTGAGCATCACTCCAGCTCCAGAGTCGGTCTCGCCCCACCAATTAGGACTTCCCAACCACCTCCTCGGCAAGAGGCCTGGGGTCCTGGCAACGTCTGGCAACAGAGCAGGACCAGCACATGAACGTGACCCATGGCCCAGCCATTTAGTGAACTCTGCGCAGGGACTCAGGACCACGCCCCAAGCTCCCCTGCTCCTCCACCGCCATACTTCCTTTGGGGAGGTCAGTActgcctggcctgtgcctcctgaGCATCCAGAGCTGGGGCAGCCATCCAACGTGTCGGTGGTCAGGGAGAAAGCCCTGGCCCTTTCCTTGGGAGGGTTGCGGTGGACCTTCATCTTCTCCTTGGGGTCCTTGGTCTTCTGGGAGCTGCTTTCTGCCCCCCTGGAgcaggtggcagatgacacccttTATGAATACCTGGACTTTGTAGATGCCACTGACCGCTACCGGACCCTGTGGGTCTGGAGGTTGCTGGGCACGTCGGCCGGGGTGTGCGGCATCGCAGCGTTGGTGGGGCAGATGGATTGCTACCTGGTGACACGTGGCCCCCGGGGCGTGGTGCACTTCTACGGCTACTCGCTGGTCAGCACCCTGGCCCTGCTGGTGAGCACCGCCTTCCCCATCCCCACCTGCCGGCGGCGAGAGCCCAGCCACAGAACCATCAAAGCCTTGTCCCTTCTGGGGGCCAGCCCCCGGCTCCTCCTCCTGGCCTTCACCGCCTTCTTGGCAGGAGCTGCCGCCAGTACTGTGCAGAACTTTCTGTTCTGGCACATGGAAGACCATGGCAGCAGCGAGCTGGTCATGGGTTTCTCGGTCGCCCTCGGCTTGCTGGGGGAGATGCTGCTTCACCCGTTCAAGGTGGCACTGCTGGCAAAGCTGTCCAGGGTGGGCacggtggggctggggctggcctCCCTCGCCGGGCAGGTGATCTACTACTCCTTCCTCTGGAGCTGGTGGTCTGTCCTCCCCGTGCAGATCTTGAGCGCCCTCAGCCATGGGGCTTTCTGGTGGGCAGTGGAGGCCTGGCTAGAGGACCTGGCCACTCCTGGAACAGAGAGGTGTCTGAGTGCCATGTTCCGGGGTCACTTGTACAGGGGTGGGGCTAGCCTGGGCAGCTTCGTGGGGGGCTTCGTGGTGATGCGCTCCGGCCTGGCTGTGCtctaccaggcctgtggcgtggCCCTGCTCCTCTGGCTGGCCCTCTTCCTCGCCATCCAGGCCAGGCTGCCCCGAGAGCGGAGAATCAACTACTCAAAGCTGCTGACCATGGAGGTGAGCGATTCCAGCGACTCAGAGGAGGGGACCGAGCGAGACTGGCTTGTGAAGGCCATGAGGGAGGAGCACTTGGGCCGGGCCGCTTGA